Proteins co-encoded in one Arachis stenosperma cultivar V10309 chromosome 7, arast.V10309.gnm1.PFL2, whole genome shotgun sequence genomic window:
- the LOC130939783 gene encoding uncharacterized protein LOC130939783: MKWVKKLFYKISIAVVSTGVQYDTFVLAADEDIRVLFHCVRSFSEIRIHELFAKLEVGVDSSGASAPFHSSTAAGGAYSSMPANKDEAVLSVKDYSIRRGVEYRVIESNHLKYHGKCKQFGKGCTWLIRVALHARKGTWEVRRYNGPHTCLATSIFSDHRQLDYHVICARILPLVRADAVVTVKVLQQATEADYGFRPSYRKVWMAKQKAVAQIYGDWEESYAELPRWMLGVQSTMAGTITVLKTSPVRLRGEVDESTVYFHRLFWTFPPYIEAFRHCKPLVSIDGTHLYGKYGGTLLLAIAQDGNSNILPIAFALVEGENAESWSFFLSNLREHVTPQEGILVISDKHNGIKAALEAPETGWLPPRAFRAYCIRHVAANFALTFKGKDSRRMLVNAAYAKTEAEFYYWFDIMRTENPAMCEWANRMEYDKLTQHEDSGRRFGHMTTNISECVNSVLKETRNLPVTSLVQSTYGRLAQLFVVRGQTAEAQLGSGNEFCQALAKAIDRNLRDSMCFTVTLYDRHQSEYTVAETTPTGRFSLGSYRISLKDHRCDCGHFQALHYPCCHAIACCAYSRLNWASYVHEVYRMSEVFNVYKQGFVPPIPEGLWPPYAGPTIIPNPNMRRAKEGRPRATRIRGSMDQSLENQWAMPSGWAYAEEL; this comes from the exons ATGAAGTGGGTGAAGAAGCTATTCTACAAGATTTCCATCGCAGTTGTCTCGACGGGTGTTCAGTATGATACCTTTGTGCTAGCGGCTGATGAAGATATTAGGGTTCTGTTCCATTGTGTTAGGAGTTTTTCAGAGATCCGAATTCACGAGTTGTTTGCGAAGTTGGAGGTTGGTGTCGATAGTTCTGGGGCATCAGCTCCATTTCATAGCTCGACTGCCGCGGGAGGTGCGTATAGTTCGATGCCTGCG AATAAAGATGAGGCTGTGCTGAGTGTGAAGGACTATAGCATCCGGCGAGGTGTTGAGTACAGAGTCATCGAATCAAATCATCTGAAGTATCATGGAAAATGCAAGCAATTCGGCAAGGGTTGTACTTGGTTGATTCGCGTTGCGCTGCATGCACGAAAGGGCACTTGGGAGGTTAGGAGGTACAACGGGCCACACACATGCTTGGCAACCTCTATTTTCAGTGATCACCGTCAGCTGGATTACCACGTTATCTGTGCGAGGATTCTTCCGTTGGTTAGGGCAGATGCTGTAGTTACGGTAAAGGTACTGCAACAAGCTACAGAAGCCGATTATGGTTTCAGGCCTAGTTACAGGAAGGTTTGGATGGCGAAGCAGAAGGCAGTGGCACAAATATATGGAGATTGGGAAGAGTCGTACGCGGAGTTGCCACGTTGGATGCTAGGAGTACAGTCAACAATGGCCGGAACAATAACCGTGTTGAAGACCTCTCCTGTTCGGCTTCGTGGTGAGGTTGATGAGTCGACGGTGTACTTTCACCGATTATTCTGGACATTCCCACCCTATATCGAGGCATTCCGTCATTGCAAGCCCCTCGTCAGTATTGACGGTACCCACTTGTATGGCAAGTATGGAGGGACACTGCTGTTGGCGATAGCGCAGGATGGGAACTCCAACATCCTCCCCATTGCATTCGCCCTTGTGGAAGGAGAAAATGCAGAGTCGTGGTCATTCTTCTTGTCCAACCTACGAGAGCATGTGACTCCTCAGGAGGGTATCCTTGTAATCTCTGACAAGCATAACGGGATCAAGGCAGCGCTTGAGGCACCTGAGACTGGGTGGCTGCCTCCACGTGCTTTCCGAGCGTACTGTATTCGGCATGTGGCAGCGAATTTTGCCCTAACTTTCAAAGGTAAAGATTCAAGGAGGATGTTAGTGAATGCTGCCTACGCAAAGACTGAAGCAGAGTTTTATTACTGGTTTGACATTATGCGGACTGAGAATCCAGCAATGTGTGAATGGGCTAATCGGATGGAGTACGACAAATTGACCCAACATGAGGATAGTGGTAGACGATTCGGGCACATGACAACCAACATCAGTGAATGTGTGAACTCGGTGCTAAAGGAAACTCGAAACCTTCCGGTCACATCGTTGGTTCAGTCAACTTACGGGAGGCTTGCTCAGCTTTTTGTGGTACGGGGACAAACAGCAGAGGCACAACTCGGATCTGGTAATGAATTTTGCCAGGCATTGGCCAAGGCAATTGATCGGAATCTAAGAGACTCAATGTGCTTCACTGTCACATTATACGACAGGCATCAATCGGAGTACACCGTGGCCGAGACAACACCAACGGGGCGCTTCTCGCTGGGTAGCTATAGAATTTCCCTTAAAGATCACAGATGCGACTGTGGCCACTTTCAGGCGCTGCATTATCCTTGTTGCCACGCCATTGCATGTTGCGCCTACTCCCGCCTTAATTGGGCGTCATATGTTCACGAGGTCTATCGTATGAGTGAAGTTTTCAACGTTTACAAGCAGGGTTTTGTTCCGCCTATCCCGGAAGGCCTATGGCCTCCATATGCTGGGCCAACCATCATTCCTAATCCTAACATGAGGCGTGCAAAGGAAGGTCGTCCAAGGGCAACCAGGATCCGTGGTAGTATGGATCAGTCTCTGGAGAACCAGTGGGCTATGCCGTCAGGCTGGGCATACGCAGAGGAACTGTGA